The DNA region AAGCATTGGTGTTATCATGGAAAGCGAAAGTGCAGGCTTTCTAAAGAGCAGGAGAACGATAAGGATGACAAAAAGAGTTCCGTACATAGAAATCCTACCGAGTTCACTGTTTGTCAGGCTATCCAAAACATAGTTTAAGTAAGACTCCCCAGCCACCCTCGCTTCAACACCTGCCGGAAGATCAGCGTTTTGAACTTCCTCCTCAAAGTACCTCATTATTTCTCTAAATTGCTCCTGCCTAACTCCCATAAAGTTCCCTTTAAACTGCACAATTGTCATTGAGTAGTCGTCATTTACCATTCCTTGGCCTTGATACTCCTCTAAAGCCTCCTTTATCTTTTCCTTGTCATCTGGAATGTACCCATACTTGTTGATTACAATATCAGCGATACTGTTCGATTCAAAGACGTTATTGTAGTAAGAGTCTGCTATAATTTGTTTTTCAAAGCGGTGGATGGCTCTGACTACGCTTGGATCCCTCACATCCTCAGCTGTGATGATCACATCAACCTCATCTTGACCACCAAATTCGTATCTAACATCTTTCATCACTTCAATCTCGGGAATTCCTTCAGGAATCATCTTTTCAAGCCTAACTTCAGTTGTGACCTGAGTTACCCCGTAAGCTGTTATTAAGCTTATGAGGAGTGCGACTCCTAAGAACTGCATTGGATGGTCCCTTACCGTTTTTCCAAGCTTATAGAACCCTTTCGCTATGAATCCCGAGTATGAACGAATCTCTGGAACCTCATAGTGCCCTTTTATCTTTTTCATTAAGTCTTCTTCAAGTATGATGACGGCGGGAGTTATCACCACTGCGTTTAGAGCCGCCAAGCCCAAACCCATTATTAGCGTAATACTAAGCCTCTGGAGTGATGGAAGTATTGAGAGGCTTAGTGCTGCAAACCCCGCTATTGTAGTTAAAGCAGCTCCAAGAAGGGCTTTACCCGTTTCCGCTATTGCCTCTTCTGCAGCTTCCTCGATGCTTTTCCCTTTCCGCCTCTCTTCGTAGTATCTATTGGTCACGTGAACGCCGTAGTCAATTCCCATTCCTATTAGCATAGCTCCAACCGTTGTAGTTGCCATGTCGAGGGGAATGCCTAGAAGCCCCATAAATCCAAGGGTCATCGTAACTCCAAGAATTAATGGGATTAACGGAATCAGGGCTTTTATAGGAGAGCGGTAGAAGTAGAGCAACAAAATTCCTACTACAAAAAATGCGATTCCCATTGTTATGTTTAAATCGCTCTGGAGAAGCGCTAGAATTTTATATGTTATCCCTACAGTGCCTGTTTGGACAGCTTCAACATTTTGGGGAAAATTAACGTTATCTATGTCCTTTTGGATTTCATCGTAAACCCTCATGAGTGCTTGAGAACTTTTTTCCCTTGTAAGTGAAGCTATTAGTATTGTTGTCCTGTAATCAGAGCTTATTAGGCCCTGTTTAGCTTCTTCTGGAAGCATATTCAAAACGAACTTTACCTCTCCATCATTTTTTGGCAGCCTTCCAAGGGCTTGAATGTAAATGTCGGCTATACTCATTGTATTCGTCACGTACTCATGTTGCTTTAACCGCTGCTCAAGTTCGTAGATTGATTGTATTACTGCAGGATCCCTGATATCGTAAACGCCACCTTTTTCTATGCTTTTGACTTTGACAATAATTATCGCTACGTCACCGCTTTGAAATTCATTTTGGAGTGTCTCGTAATCCTTAACTGCTTGTAAATCCTCAGGAAGCTGCTTTGATAAGTCGCTCTCAAATTTTAGCTGAGTAATGCCATATCCTGACAGTATAAGTAAGAAAATTGCAATAAGTACAAATGCCGCTCTGTATCTCACGATTATCTTCGAGGTCTTCCTGAGCATACTCTCACCTCATAACTTTCGGAAATTTCCGAAAGTTTTATATGTTATGAACCTTAAAAATCTTTTGGTCATGAGAGGTGAGATAGAATGACATTCATCTCAACACCGGCAGACTTTGAGACTGCAGAGGTGTCATGTTTAGGAAGAATCCAAAATTTAGGGGCGAATTTTTAAATAAGAATACTGAAATACTTTATGGCACTTTGATTGTGGCGGGGTGAATGAGTTGGGTGTTGAAGAAGCAAAGAAAATTATGATGGAGCACTTTGCAAATGCTGCGAGAAGATTTGGCTTAAATGAGCTTTACGGATACATTTATGGAGTTTTGTTCTTTGAAGACGAACCTCTAAGTTTGGGAGAGATAGCTGAAAGAACCGGTTATTCCCTATCGCACGTGAGCACTGCTTTGAAGCTTCTCGAGAGCGTTGGGCTTGTTAAGAGGGTCAAAAAGCCGGGTGACAAGAAAGCCTACTATACAGCAATAAAGAACATTAGAGAGTGGAGAAGAGAAGCGTACTATAAGAGGCTCGAGGAGGATATAGAGCAGACTAAGATAAACCTAACGAGAGCTCTAAAAGAGATTGAAGGAGATGACAGCGAAGAGGCCAAGAGGATAAGGGAGAGAATTGAGTTTGCCCTTGAGAGGAATGCCATAGCCGAGAAAATAGTCAACATATTCTTAAAGAACGATGAAGATGAAGTCCTCAAGAAGATTCTCGAATGCGTTGAGAAGAAGATTAGAGAAGAATAGGCAAAGCTTAAAAATAGGCTGGATTAAATTATGGCGGTGATCAAATGAATCCCTGGCTTGAAGCACTTTGGTACATACTCCCAGCGTACTTTGCGAATTCTTCGCCAGTTGTTTTTAAAGGGCGGACTCCCATAGATTTTGGAAAGAATTTTATTGATAATAAAAGAATTTTAGGCGATGGAAAAACATGGCGGGGCTTTTTTGGCGGTTTAACTGTTGGTGTGCTCATATCACTGATTCAATACCACCTCATTCCCTCTTACTACGGTTCTCCTTATTTTGCTCTCAAGCTGGGATTTGCTCTCTCGTTTGGTGCTCTTCTTGGTGATTTGATAGGAAGCTTCATAAAGAGGAGAGCAAACTTTCCTCGGGGGTATCCTGCGATAGGATTAGATCAGTGGGGCTTTTTAATAGTCGCTATGATACTAGCGTATCCCATAAAAACGATAGAGACTAAGCAGGTTCTCTTTTTACTCGTTGTGACGCCTTTTGTCCACTGGTTAGCTAATGTTTTTGCATATAAAGTAGGATGGAAGAGTGTTCCTTGGTAATTTCTGTTTTTTGGCTTAATATACCCAAAGATTTATAAACTGGTGAACATAGTAGAACACGTGCTCTTCTGGGAAGAGTGCGAAATATTTGAAGGAGTTTGTTGGAAATGTATGGAGATAGATATGGAGATAAATTTGGAAGTACGGCACCTGTTAAGGTCGGTGAAAGATATACAGTCAAGATTGAGAGCCTTGGAAATGGTGGAGATGGTATTGCGAGGGTTAAAGGTTTCGTGATCTTTGTTCCAAATACTAAGGTTGGAGACGAAGTTGAAATCGTTATAAACAGCGTTAAAAGGAAATTCGCTTTTGGGGAAGTCATTTGAACCCCTTTTCTTAAATTTCTTTTTCCTAAGTAAATCTAGCATCGCTAATACCAAGCTCATGTTATAACGCCCAAATGCGAAAACTTTAAATACTATTTGGTGAAAGTGGCATGTGAGAGGCAATTTTATGCTATTCTACGAAAATAAAGGGGTGTTGTAGTTGACAGAGCATATTAAAGGCACTACAACAGTAGGCATTGTTTGTAAAGATGGCGTAGTGTTAGCAGCAGATAAGAGAGGCTCCTATGGGAACATGATAATGACAAAGAATGCCACAAAGATATTCCAGATAGACAGGCATTTGGCATTAGCAGGTGCTGGGAGCGTTGGCGACATCTTAAGCCTCGTTAGGCTCTTAAGATCAGAAGCCAGTTTATATAAAACTAGAGTCTACAAAAATATGAGTGTCAAGGCGTTAGCTACATTAACGGCCAATGTACTCCAAGGAAGCAAGTTCCTACCCTACTTTGCATGGTTTCTAATTGCGGGCTATGATGAAAAACCCGGACTTTACTCTATAGACCCCCTAGGCGGCATAACGGAAGACAAATACGTTTCAGCTGGCTCCGGTATGGAATTTGCCTATGCAATTTTGGAGGAGAACTATAGAAAGAACATGACCTTAAAAACGGGCGTTAAGTTGGCTGTTAGGGCCATAAACTCAGCTTTAAAGAGGGATGTATACACTGGAGATGGAATTATGTTGGTTGCTGTTGACAAAAAAGGATATAGGGAATTAAGCAAAGAGGAAATAGACGAGATTCTTAAGAAGCTATAACTCTTCTGAGGTGAGCAGTGTGATAAAAAGAGAAACATCTGTCGATGAAATTCTAAAAGAAATGAGGGAGATTATAAATCAGATGGTTCCCAAGGAAGCGAAGATTACGGAAGTCGAGTTTGAAGGCCCTGAGCTTGTTATATATGTAAAAAACCCTGAAGTTTTGATGAGAGATGGCGAGCTTATTAAAAATCTCGCCAAGGTTCTTAAAAAGAGGATTAGCGTTAGACCAGACCCGGATGTTCTTCTACCTCCCGAAAAAGCGGAGGAGCTAATTAAAGAGCTCGTTCCTGCTGAAGCAGAGATAACAAATATTAGCTTTGACCCATCCGTAGGAGAAGTTTTGATAGAAGCCAAAAAGCCCGGATTAGTTATTGGAAAAAATGGTGAAACGCTGAGGTTAATAACTCAAAAGGTTTATTGGGCACCGAGGGTTATTAGAACCCCTCCATTACAATCCCAAACGATTTATTCTATTAGACAAATTCTACAAAGCGAGAGCAAGGATAGGAGAAAGTTCTTGAGGCAGGTGGGGAGAAACATCTATAGAAAGCCCGAATTAAAGAGTGATTGGATAAGAATCACCGGTCTAGGAGGATGGAGGGAAGTAGGGAGGAGCGCTCTTCTGCTCCAAACCAACGAAAGCAACGTATTAGTTGACTTTGGTATAAATGTTGCCGCCCTTCACGACCCGAAGAAGGCCGTCCCGCACTTCGATGCTCCCGAGTTCCAATACGTCCTTAAAGAGGGACTGTTGGATGCCATAATCATTACCCACGCTCACTTAGACCACAGCGGATTGCTGCCCTACTTGTTTAGGTTCAACCTCTTCGATGGACCAATTTACACCACTCCCCCTACAAGAGACCTCATGGTGCTCCTCCAAAAGGATTTCATTGAGATACAGCAGAGCAATGGTGTACCACCGCTTTACAGGCCAAAGGACATCAAAGAGGTCGTGAAGCATACCATAACGCTCGAATACGGTGAAGTGAGAGATATCTCACCCGATATACGCCTCACCCTGCACAATGCTGGTCACATCTTAGGTTCATCAATAGCTCACCTCCATGTTGGAAACGGACTCCACAACATAGCAGTAACTGGAGACTTTAAGTTCATCCCAACAAGGCTATTTGAGCCTGCCAACTCAAGGTTCCCAAGGTTGGAGACACTCATAATGGAGTCCACCTATGGAGCATCCAAGGACTACCAGTTACCCAGAGATGAAGCAGAAAAGAGACTTATGGAGGTTATCTTAAGGACTATCAAACGCGGAGGAAAAGTCCTAATCCCAGCAATGTCTGTAGGAAGAAGCCAAGAGATAATGATGGTTCTCGAAGAATACGCGAGAATTGGGGGAATGGAGGTTCCCGTTTACTTGGATGGTATGATCTGGGAGGCAACAGCTATTCACACAGCTTACCCAGAATACCTCAGCAGACACTTAAGGGAGCAGATATTCCACGAAGGCTACAACCCATTCTTAAGCGAGATATTCCACCCAGTTGCAAACTCAAATGAAAGAAAGGATATAATTGAGAGCAGAGAGCCTGCAATAATTATAGCCTCTTCAGGTATGCTTGTGGGCGGACCTAGCGTGGAATACTTCAAGAATTTGGCAAGCGATGAGAAAAACAGCGTCATCTTTGTGAGCTACCAAGCGGAGGGAACACTTGGTAGAAGGGTGCAGAGAGGTCTTAGGGAAATTCCAGTGGCCGGAGAAAGCGGAAAGACGGAAGTAATCAAAGTCAACATGGAAGTCCACACAATAGATGGATTCT from Palaeococcus pacificus DY20341 includes:
- a CDS encoding hydrophobe/amphiphile efflux-3 (HAE3) family transporter translates to MLRKTSKIIVRYRAAFVLIAIFLLILSGYGITQLKFESDLSKQLPEDLQAVKDYETLQNEFQSGDVAIIIVKVKSIEKGGVYDIRDPAVIQSIYELEQRLKQHEYVTNTMSIADIYIQALGRLPKNDGEVKFVLNMLPEEAKQGLISSDYRTTILIASLTREKSSQALMRVYDEIQKDIDNVNFPQNVEAVQTGTVGITYKILALLQSDLNITMGIAFFVVGILLLYFYRSPIKALIPLIPLILGVTMTLGFMGLLGIPLDMATTTVGAMLIGMGIDYGVHVTNRYYEERRKGKSIEEAAEEAIAETGKALLGAALTTIAGFAALSLSILPSLQRLSITLIMGLGLAALNAVVITPAVIILEEDLMKKIKGHYEVPEIRSYSGFIAKGFYKLGKTVRDHPMQFLGVALLISLITAYGVTQVTTEVRLEKMIPEGIPEIEVMKDVRYEFGGQDEVDVIITAEDVRDPSVVRAIHRFEKQIIADSYYNNVFESNSIADIVINKYGYIPDDKEKIKEALEEYQGQGMVNDDYSMTIVQFKGNFMGVRQEQFREIMRYFEEEVQNADLPAGVEARVAGESYLNYVLDSLTNSELGRISMYGTLFVILIVLLLFRKPALSLSMITPMLLGAFWTVGYMGLAGIPFSQTLAGIISMIVGLGVDYGMHLTHRFLEEMGEGNPHPIITAVQGVGPGILVGALTTAGGFLALLAGELTPIHDLGKTLAVGIFASMLAAFIVTPALLQLKYGKQIGGGGDEE
- a CDS encoding GbsR/MarR family transcriptional regulator, which translates into the protein MGVEEAKKIMMEHFANAARRFGLNELYGYIYGVLFFEDEPLSLGEIAERTGYSLSHVSTALKLLESVGLVKRVKKPGDKKAYYTAIKNIREWRREAYYKRLEEDIEQTKINLTRALKEIEGDDSEEAKRIRERIEFALERNAIAEKIVNIFLKNDEDEVLKKILECVEKKIREE
- a CDS encoding CDP-2,3-bis-(O-geranylgeranyl)-sn-glycerol synthase: MNPWLEALWYILPAYFANSSPVVFKGRTPIDFGKNFIDNKRILGDGKTWRGFFGGLTVGVLISLIQYHLIPSYYGSPYFALKLGFALSFGALLGDLIGSFIKRRANFPRGYPAIGLDQWGFLIVAMILAYPIKTIETKQVLFLLVVTPFVHWLANVFAYKVGWKSVPW
- a CDS encoding TRAM domain-containing protein; this encodes MYGDRYGDKFGSTAPVKVGERYTVKIESLGNGGDGIARVKGFVIFVPNTKVGDEVEIVINSVKRKFAFGEVI
- the psmB gene encoding archaeal proteasome endopeptidase complex subunit beta, with protein sequence MTEHIKGTTTVGIVCKDGVVLAADKRGSYGNMIMTKNATKIFQIDRHLALAGAGSVGDILSLVRLLRSEASLYKTRVYKNMSVKALATLTANVLQGSKFLPYFAWFLIAGYDEKPGLYSIDPLGGITEDKYVSAGSGMEFAYAILEENYRKNMTLKTGVKLAVRAINSALKRDVYTGDGIMLVAVDKKGYRELSKEEIDEILKKL
- a CDS encoding beta-CASP ribonuclease aCPSF1, whose product is MIKRETSVDEILKEMREIINQMVPKEAKITEVEFEGPELVIYVKNPEVLMRDGELIKNLAKVLKKRISVRPDPDVLLPPEKAEELIKELVPAEAEITNISFDPSVGEVLIEAKKPGLVIGKNGETLRLITQKVYWAPRVIRTPPLQSQTIYSIRQILQSESKDRRKFLRQVGRNIYRKPELKSDWIRITGLGGWREVGRSALLLQTNESNVLVDFGINVAALHDPKKAVPHFDAPEFQYVLKEGLLDAIIITHAHLDHSGLLPYLFRFNLFDGPIYTTPPTRDLMVLLQKDFIEIQQSNGVPPLYRPKDIKEVVKHTITLEYGEVRDISPDIRLTLHNAGHILGSSIAHLHVGNGLHNIAVTGDFKFIPTRLFEPANSRFPRLETLIMESTYGASKDYQLPRDEAEKRLMEVILRTIKRGGKVLIPAMSVGRSQEIMMVLEEYARIGGMEVPVYLDGMIWEATAIHTAYPEYLSRHLREQIFHEGYNPFLSEIFHPVANSNERKDIIESREPAIIIASSGMLVGGPSVEYFKNLASDEKNSVIFVSYQAEGTLGRRVQRGLREIPVAGESGKTEVIKVNMEVHTIDGFSGHADRRELINYVARVKPRPERVITVHGETQKCLDLASSIHKKFSISTRAPNNLDAIRLK